One window from the genome of Spiractinospora alimapuensis encodes:
- the cofD gene encoding 2-phospho-L-lactate transferase — translation MRIVVLAGGIGGARFLRGLRKAVADGTGGGPDATTITVVGNTGDDITLFGLRVCPDLDTVMYTLGDGINTTNGWGRADETFTIREELAAHGQESLWFTLGDRDFATHIMRTAMLNEGLPLSAATESLCRRWDLGMRLLPMTDDPVETHVVVDDDGTERDLHFQEWWVRHRAALPARAIYGAGAEAAAPAPGVLEALEEADFVLLPPSNPVVSVGTILSVPGLREAVAAKTVVGVSPIIGAAPVRGMADACLAAIGVETSARAVAEHYGPDLLDGWLVDTVDAEVAASGVTGISVRSRPLYMTDDDATADIAREAIAMARKIVGAAR, via the coding sequence ATGCGGATAGTCGTACTGGCGGGCGGTATCGGGGGCGCCCGGTTCCTGCGAGGCCTGCGGAAGGCCGTGGCCGACGGAACCGGGGGCGGCCCCGACGCGACCACCATCACAGTTGTCGGTAACACCGGGGACGACATCACGTTGTTCGGACTACGAGTGTGTCCAGATCTGGACACCGTGATGTACACCCTCGGGGACGGGATCAACACCACGAACGGGTGGGGGCGGGCCGATGAGACCTTCACGATCCGGGAGGAGCTCGCGGCGCACGGCCAGGAGTCCCTCTGGTTCACCCTGGGGGACCGGGACTTCGCCACCCACATCATGCGCACGGCAATGTTGAACGAGGGTCTGCCGCTGTCGGCGGCCACCGAATCCCTGTGCCGACGCTGGGATCTGGGGATGCGCCTGCTGCCGATGACGGACGACCCGGTCGAGACCCATGTCGTGGTCGACGACGACGGCACTGAGCGCGACCTGCACTTCCAGGAGTGGTGGGTGCGTCATCGCGCCGCGCTGCCGGCGCGGGCCATCTACGGCGCCGGCGCCGAGGCAGCCGCCCCCGCACCCGGGGTCCTCGAGGCGTTGGAGGAGGCGGACTTCGTGCTGTTGCCGCCGTCCAACCCGGTGGTGAGCGTGGGGACGATCCTGTCCGTACCGGGACTCCGCGAGGCGGTGGCCGCGAAGACCGTGGTGGGTGTCTCGCCCATCATCGGCGCGGCACCGGTCCGGGGGATGGCCGACGCGTGTCTCGCCGCGATCGGCGTGGAGACCAGCGCCCGGGCGGTGGCCGAACACTACGGTCCCGACCTCCTGGACGGGTGGCTCGTGGACACGGTCGACGCCGAGGTCGCCGCGTCCGGAGTCACGGGGATCTCGGTGCGGTCCCGTCCCCTCTACATGACCGATGACGACGCCACCGCGGACATCGCCCGGGAGGCGATCGCGATGGCGCGAAAGATCGTGGGAGCCGCGCGGTGA
- a CDS encoding WhiB family transcriptional regulator encodes MGELIPLAHGPEEDLGWQERALCAQTDPEAFFPEKGGSTREAKKVCQSCEVRAECLEYALEHDERFGIWGGLSERERRRLKKAAGQDFELLDGML; translated from the coding sequence ATGGGGGAGCTCATCCCGTTGGCGCACGGTCCGGAAGAGGATCTGGGCTGGCAAGAGCGCGCCCTGTGCGCGCAGACCGACCCTGAGGCGTTCTTCCCGGAAAAAGGCGGGTCAACCCGAGAAGCCAAGAAAGTTTGTCAGTCATGCGAGGTTCGGGCGGAGTGCCTGGAATACGCCCTAGAGCATGACGAGCGCTTCGGGATCTGGGGTGGCCTGTCCGAACGAGAGCGGAGACGTCTCAAGAAGGCGGCTGGCCAGGACTTCGAACTTCTGGATGGCATGCTCTAG